GCTAGCTATGTGGAACGAGGAGTGGTGGCCGCTGGCAACACCATAACCTCCTATTCGAGCGACATCTTAGATTTGAGATGTTATTTGAATAAGGGGGCAAGGAAGTAGGTGTCTTGTCAGATGTTGCAGGTGAACTCAGAGATTATTGGTGACCTCAAGACATAGGAGCTAGGAGCCCACATCGGCCACTCTGCCCTCTCGTGTTCcttttgccatttttattaGATAAAACCCTAcgttataaaagaaaaattaaaaaggagacTGTTTATCTTGTCAACCAATCTACATTAAGAGATCTAATTGTGGCATGAAGAAGTGTCATCATGATATAGTGTCATgctataattttctttaagtAATAAATAGATTATGTTTcaatcatattattattttcacgaCGTACTTAATAGTTGTGAATAATTTACGTCCGTATCGAATTGACACTAATCCTCAGTAAGAGGACCTGTAATTGTTGTAATTTACATCAATCCTCTAATCTACTCTTATGTAATTGTACCTGTAAAAACCCTATTACATCAAAAACAACCAATAGGATGATTGAAGATTGGAAATGGCCATCACAAGggcctttcttttcttttctttttcgttttaTGCCCCCAATCGAACTAAGGCCATCTCCAGCGCTAGTCTGTGGGCCGTCTCTGATGCCCACGTCGTAGGGATCAAGACAAAAGGAGAGACGGCGATGCATTGGAGGGGCCGCATCTCCAGCAACTCATCCCTCTGCAGAGGACGTATCCAGCGCTGGACCTATCCAATCGCAAGCTGCCCCCATAAGGGACCCAcccatttttttagaatttgacCGTTGGGCAAAttcttcaaaaaaatttaatttatttaaaagatttAACTCTATAAATACCAACCCACATTCAAATGTTTTTCGCACAACCACCAGCATGGTTGTCTAGTGATTAAACTCCAAGCGTTCCACTTGAATATCACGAGTTCGAACCTCACTGAGAACATAGAGATCGTCACTATGTTGGTGTATTATGGGCTGGCGGTGACTGACTCATAATACTTAATCCAATGTATCTTTTacttaattcactagtgtGCTGGTGGGGCTGCGGTGACCAAGTTGGGCTAAGTCTCAACGAGTTATGACGAAAGGAACATTTCATGGTTGTCAGGTTCCCTTAATTGGGGCAACCACTGAGGGTTTATAACCCGATCTAACCTTTTTTAtttagcgaaaaaaaaaaaagatttccacCCAAATATTCTACTCGAAATCCTCCAAATTAGCATACTCCCTACCTTCTTCTTCGACTAGAAAAGTGGATCCAAATCAATTTAACCTCAACGCTTTCTTCAATTACATGCAAAATCTAAAATTCCCCCCAAATCCCCGAACTTCAAATTCTCAAACCCCAATTCCTAATTTCCAAAATCCCAATTTTTCCAATCCAAACTTtcaatttccattttttctaCTCAATCCAGATCAACAAGCACTTCCATTTCCCTTACCCACCCCGTTTAACCCATCGTCCGGAATTACAGTACATCCTCATCCCAATTTATGGGTGGCTTGGGTTTGACATCTGCAAGTGCTGCGGGGTCCTCTAATCAATCTCCACATATAACCTCGAATTCaccatttatttaattttccaGTGGCAATGGCCTGGACGCTATCGACCTTAACGACAATGCAGTTGAAGTAGAAGATGGTGGCCGCAATACTGGTAAATGGCCATGGAAGAGGATCAGCTGCTGATAAGTGGCTGCTTAAATGTCTCCAAAGATCCTGTGGTTGGCGTCAATCAAAATTTAAGTACATTTTGGAACCGAGTCCACCAGTAGTACCTTCAAAGCAACCCAGCCTtaatgaagagagagacaaATGTGATGAAGCAACAATGGTATAAGATCAACAAGGATGTGAGCCTCAATGGATTCTACGAGCAAGCAACACGTCATCGTTAAAGTGAATCGAATCAAGTCAATATAATGGAGATGGTGCATAACCTATTTCCCCAAAAGCACGgtcataaattaaaaatggagCTCGCCTAGAATGTGCTCTGGAGGGACCGAAATGGAGAAATTCTATATCTGGAGGTGACGGTTTAAAGTGAACAAAAACGAGTGCTTTCGGGGCGTACTCGACATCGTCACAGCCCGAAACACCAACGGACCGAGATGCTGCTGTGGAGTCTCTAGTTCGTCCATAAGGCATCAAAGCAGTCGAGAGAAAGAACAAAGGAAAATCAAAAGCACCCGTTGCTCCTTTTTCAATGAGGAGATTTGATAGATTAAATCCGAACAGTAAGGAAACTATCTATGATTGAGGATTTGAAAAGTGTCAAGGGAAAGACGATCGAGCTGAAGAATAAGGAATTAGCGATGCAAATGGAGTTGAAGAATAGGGAATTGGCCTTGCAAGTCCTTAATGCAGACACGAGCACTATGACTGAGAAACAACTAGATTTTCATGAGAAGATGATAGCAGAAGTTCTGTCAAAGTACATGTAATTTATGTTTCAAATTTCAATCTTTGCCGTGTAGCATTGTGTTTTAAGCTATGTAAAAATTTCGCAATAGCATATCCTATtgaatattcaaaattttaaaaagtagccgttctattttaatattatattaaatattattatcattatttattaagttattttttattaaattaaatattattttatatttctcattatttaatttttttattttgtttaattaatttaattaattttttactatttttttaaataaatttctgtaatttctatttttaatataaattattcatattatataatatcagATTTATTCATTTAACTAATATAAAAAGTATGTGGCCTCGTATGGGAGACCCAAAAAGAAAGACTTGCACTGATGTGGgatgtccctttttttttgggtgagtTTCGCTTTGAGGTGGGGGCACTAGAGTTATATGGAAAGACTTGCATTGAGGATGCTATAAGTGATTGTTCGAACAAAAATTTGACCTATGTTGTGAAGTATATTTAGCGAATTTCTAACTCTGCATTATACATAATGTCTGTCGATTGAGAATTTAGTCTATTATTAAATCACATTCATGTAAAAACAAAGACCTTttaatcatatatttattataactTAGAAAGTTATTATTAATGTCATGTTTAATAGGTTAGATGTCACGACATGTGCCCAACTCCTCACTGTGTCAtcctcccttctctctctcacaccCCATTTTAGATACCGAACGGCTATTATGTAAGGTGTTAGGGACCAAAAAATTGCCCTGACCCGTTCGGCCCGACTTATCGTTCTAGGTTCACATTGATACTCCAGATTGGGTAACTAAATCATATtgaatatatttcattatctATATTTCTTGATATCTCTCATATTAtctctaaaatattttgtcaATACATCATATgagatattattttatctctaACCACATATATAGCAAGTATATCTActtgttatttattattaaatattctaCATAGATTACGATATCTAAATACATATATCTCGGGACTCCTATATATATCTCTTCAGGTATCACTAAGCCCTAAGTTCAATTCTTCTACCTTCTTCAATACATTCTCATTTAAGCATCCGAGAGGGAAATCAGGATTCCCGCCTGTTCTTCCCCTACACCTCGAGGCTCGTGGTCTGCACGTGATCAAAGTCCAAAAATCAAGATCCTAACATTGACACCCTCTATGGGAAACAATACGAAAATTCATATGCGTCGACTGTTTTCCACCATATCGAGAAGTGACAATTCTTACAACAAGAAGTGAAGCATATCTCAACTTGGGAATGGGAGGTTGTGTACCCCTCACGGCAAGTTTCAGGGATTGATGCGACTGAGTCGCGCAATAGGGTTACCTCATGATGGTCGCGACTCTCCTCGCAAAAGACATACAACACCATTGCTCTGAGGATATCACAAACTAAGTTCTTGCTTCTCAACTTTTGCTCTCATAATcgatcaaaaagaaaattttgatacTCGAAATTTAAATCAAGGTTTACTTTGTGAATCTTGCCATAAATCTGATGAATTCCCCTCAATTTCGTTGCATCACAATTTTTTGACTTTCCCTGACAAAATTTAATATCTATTAAGAGAAATAAAGTTTTTGtttgatgaaataaaatattcagcTTTCCCAATTCGATACTTGGATATTCATTACTCGAATCCTTACATCTAGTTATTCATTGAGCATGAATTTTTATCACAAAATACATTATTTATCTCCCCAGAATTAGGGATTCAGAAAATACTAAGGGACTGGGGGGCTGCACCATATTTTCCTCGGGCACGACATCCGTCAACGATGCTGACATCTCATCCTTGAGAATCTCAGACTCTTCGTTATCAACATAAGGGAGACATGACGATCTTGATCATTCCCATGAAAAAAATTGCACCCTCGAGTTGATCGTGGACCAGTCCATCCATTGTGCAAGAAAAAGAGCCACTATGACATATCAAGCGTCGACCTCCCATATCGCTCGACCACCCACGCGTCGCTTGAGGACCCCTACTTGAGGCAAGCATTCTGATAAGTGAAAAGGTTTTTATCCAATGTATAGTCTTTCTTGCAGGTTGAGTATAGCTCCAGCTTTGACAAGATGCTCGCTTTACATGACTACTGCCACAATTACCCAACTCTCTGAGAACCTAGGCCTCTGGTTTCTACACCAGGGATTAAAGGGCCTTCGCTTTCTACAACGAAGGGCCCTTGCTTTCTACAGTGTGGGGATTCCTCACATCCGTTTGGGGACCCCGACCATCGTTTTCTACAATGGTGAATCTTGGCATTTTCTTTCTACCACAAAGGGTGGGGAAAATTACTTGAATGGTACAAAACTTTTTAAGATGTAACACAAACGatacaaaacttttttttgtaacaatttggtacaaaacgtatcaaattgtttcaatcaagtccaatCCATCAATTTTCGCTGATGCCGTTAAGACCTTATGACGTGGCAAGCGACGTGGCAACTCCTATCATATGTGGCTGACAACTTAAAACACACATTAATAAGGTGGGAAATAATTAGgggctgaaaaaaaataaaagacaaaaagcAAAACTTGAGAGAGAAGATAGAGGGTTGATGGGAGATGATGACACTGGTTGTTTCATTGTTTCGTTCTCTCCTTCTACTTGCGATCAGGCTAGGGTTTCGTTGTAGGCAGTGAGAGGAATCAGGGCACATGCAAGGTTTTGGTTTGTCTTCAATGCCTCACGATCTAAGCTCCTTAGACCCTGCTCCCGTGTATGGTAAGTAATCAATTAACTTACCGTGTCAATGATGTCTGTGGTTTAGATTTTACATTTTGGGTAAAGTTAAAAGTGTGTAAGCTTGGATTATTAGGTGTTGCTGTGTTTTGAGTTTACTGATCCTCTTTTTCTCccgaaaagaataaaaaatttgaacttgCGACAATAATGGCATTTTTGTTTAGTGTCGGGTGGGGCTCAACTTCTTGTTGACCTGAAACTTTCATCACCCTCTCCATCCCCTTCCCTCTTTGTCTTCAGCTTGCTTTATTTTGAAGGATTTtgctttgatttgattagtttacatctctctctctttagtTGGTGTTGTTCGGTGAGTTTTCTGTAAAACCTTGAATTGCTTCTGCATATATAAAAGTCCATCCTTTGATCTTGCATGCATTGACTGACTCTTTAgcaaatattttttgttttatgtaCTTTAGCACATGTTACTGTCTTTGACTGAATGGGCCGAAGAACGGTTATCTTTTCGCATCTGATCATTTCGGTTCAGCAGCAATATAATGGTTGGATTCTTCTTTATCGCtctattttgagttttttcatCCTCATTTTCTCccgaaaagaataaaaataattgaactAGCAATGATAATATGGTTTGTTACAACTGACTCTTACCAAGTAGTTTCTTTTGGGGTTTTTACCCCGAATGACTTatggtttacccgttttgtcaaatctaacatatgtttttttgtcaaatatatcatatggtttacttttagtatcaaatctatcctgaCGTTATTTTTTTCGTCGatatctaacggccgtgctgacgtggtaCGTGAagggatagtgggccacacttgctgGGCGCTACGTCAGTACGACCGTTAGCTGTcgatgaaaaagaaaacaccgggatagatttgatgcaaaaagtaaccATGTGatatttttgacaaaaaaaagcatatgatagatttaacaaaacgggtaaaccgTTGATCATTTGGGGTAaattccccttttctttttgatatACTTCAGGTGCCTCTAAGTTCTTTATGCTCTTACTAGGTGCAACGAAGCTCGTTACTTTTAGCTTCTGAAAATCTCGATTAAGTGGCGAAGTTGCTATTGgatttttcttcattcctCTGTTTTCAGTCTCTCTTCAATGAGCAACCGCATCAAATAGTTGATACGTCAACTTATTACCGTGTGCTTTTGTTGTTCTGTACTGTCCTGATTGATCGTTCTGATGCTGGATGCTTGGTGGATATTATGACTTGGACTCTTTAAATTACCttttatttatcatatatGACAAAGATTCCTATCGCCTCATGAGCCCCTTTGCATTCATTAATATGAATTGATTTGAAATTAGAAGGTTTACTCGATTGAGTGTTGGATGAAGAATCTTTCAATGTCTGTTGATATTAGTTGCCTTGGAATACATTTTTAGTGCCCATATATTGCTAAGCTCTCGGTTTAGGCTGTGAATGATCTCAtcttatattcattttttgtCTTACATTCACTTAGATATCTTCAGCCTTTATAAACTTAGTTttgactttttctttttaatagaaaaagaaaaagtcatCTTTTGCAAAACCAAAGAAAGAAAGcacgaggaaaaaaaaattagtactTAACAGTTAGTTTTCAACTACAGGCACTTAAGACATTAAAACAGAACAAGCATTGAAGTAGAACACGAATTATTCAAGATACCTCTATCATTCTTCCCCTCATTTCCTAGGTCTTCAAGTTTCTCCCCCGCtactttcttcttccttttataTACACGACATACTTCTTgctcttttcttcctttttttattatcatgaATAATATTGTCAGCGCTCCACAATAGAGTAAACTTCTCTGGTTGATATTGAGTGGTCAATTGGGATCACAATTGTTATGTTTAGCCCTTGTTGAACATTTATGATGATTGGGTTTTGTTTTTATCCATAGAGGAGGTTGTGGGAGATGCAGGGGACGCAAATGAGAGAGTTAGATATGCAGGGGAGGCTATGGGAGATGCAAACAGAGATGTGCCTTCAGTTGATGTCCAAGATGAGTTTGAGTAAGTAAATTTGCATATGGAGGTGTTAAGAATACAAGATGAGAAAGCTTGGGATGAGTGTTCTGAATTGAATGAGGATGAGGGTTCTGAATTGAATGATACTGATAATGACATGACATATGATGTCGATGTCACCAGTGAAGAAGGTGATTGGGATGTAGGGGATGGAGGTGATGAGTCTAATGGCTTCCAGAGCATAGACTCTGGTGATGAAGGTGGAAGTGCAAGTAGGTTGCTAGAATTCAGGCAAGAAAAAGACTTGCAAGATCCAAAGTTTGTAATTGGTATGTTGTTTGGAACCACGAAAGAGTTAAAGGCAATATGGTATCGTGAACAAAGTCAACATGGCCATAGTGAGGAATGAAAAGGACAGAGTCAATGCAAAGTGTAAGAATTGCGATGGATGGATGCTAAGGTCAGCATGGAATAAAAGCACAATGCATTGCAAATTAAGAAGTATAAGGACAAGCACACATGTGAGAAGGAGGTTCCTGATAGATAGATCACTTATAAGTGGCTAGGTGATACTTATAAGACTCAATTCCGGGCTGACCCAAACTGGTCCTCCAAGTCTTTTACACATAAGCTTGACCATGACTTCAAGGCCAAATGCAACAGGACGAAGCTATGGAGGGCAAGGAATTATGCTCTGACCTTATTAAGGAGTTCAGACGAGAAACAATATGCAAAATTATGAGACTACTCTGAAGAATTAAGAAAGACCAATCTTGGTTCCTCTGTTTTAATAGAGACTGACTAGCACATCTTCAagaatatgtatgtatgttttGATGCTTGCAAGAGAGGTTTCCTAGCTGGTTGTAGGCTATTAATTGCATTGGATGAGTGTTGGCTTAAGGGAAGATACAAGGGACAACTCCTAGCCACAGTGGGAATAGATGCAAATGATTGCATCTATCCTATAGCATTTGGGGTGGTGGAGATTGAGAATAAAAAATCATGGTCATGATTCTTAGAAAATCTGGCAAAAGACTTGAATATTGATGATTCCTCCTCCTGGACTTTTATGGGAGATAAGGAGAATGTatgatttttttgaaaatcgaTTAGGTTTACTTACATATCTGTGTTAATTCATTTGAACCTACTTAAATGCCTATTTACTTGTGGTACTTGCTGAcagcattttttttcccttgtgTTTTGTTATCAAGGGATTAGTTCAATCTCTTGATGAGTTGTTTCCTCTTGTAGAGAAAAGGTTCTGTACTCGACATTAATGGAAAAATCTTTGTAGATTAGACACTATCAAGAAGggaaaataattgaaagacCTGTTATGGGCTGCTGCCTAAGCCACTTAACTAGCAGAATTCAAGAAGCACATGGAGGTGTTAAGAATACAGGatgagaaagcttgggaatgGCTCCATAATAAATCTCCATCACAGTGGTCAAAATCCCATTTTAGAGAATTCCCCAAGTCTGATATTCTATTAAACAACCACTATGAATGCTTCAACAGGTACTCTACATAATTAGTAAGTACCGTACTTTGACttgaaagtaaataataacgtgtcatcttttttattgtgtagatgGATTTTGGAAGAAAGGGACAAACCTATTATTACATTATTTGAGAGTATTAGaacaaaattgatgaaaaaggaTGTCCATGAAAAGGAAACTTGCAAACAAGTATAATGGGAGGTTTTGTCCTAAAATTTTGAAGAAGTTTCAGAAGTACAAGGAGTGAGCATCAGGGTGTTGCCCAACTGAGTTTGGGGTAGGTAAGTTTAGTATGGTTGTTGCTGAGAAGTTTTATGTGGTGGATTTACTTGCTTTGACATGTAGTTGTAGGCGGTGGCAACTCTCAGGTATCCCTTGTCACCATGCAATTGCATGTATACaattagaaaagaagaagCCAGAATATTTTATCAATCCTATCTATAGTGTTACAAACTTCAAAGCTTGCTATGAACTAGTTATCTATCCATTAAGAGATCTAGATGATTATGATCCGACTGGTTTGGAACCAATAAAACCTCCTCCCTTGAAGCCAAAAAAGGGTAGATGCCAAACTGTTAGGAGAAAGAGTCCCGATGAGCAAACTGTACGAGTTGCTAAAGATGGCATCGAGATTATTGAAAACAAAAGCTACATGAAAATGAGATGCTCAATATGCAAAGAAGCTGGTCATAATAAAAAGACTTGTAATAAGAGAGGAATGAATGCTTCAACAGGTCATTCAAACAGAGAGAAAGATTTGCTAAGTGGAAATTCCGACCAACAAAACATTGTGAGTTACTGCTAGACAAATATATAATCcttttattcattcatttcagCAATCTAATTCCTTGGTTTGCAAGGTACTTACAGGAAAAGAGGAGGGGAACATATGATAGTGTTCTCGAGCCCCTATTTGCTAGTCCACATCTTCATAGATCAGAGTTCATCCAAAGCAATGTTACCCAAGTATACATATCAAATACATAcacattttcataaaaatgtGAAACTTTTACAGTTATTGATTGATTGGATCCTCAAGCTTCTCCCCAACCACATGCCCAACCTACTCATGGCCAATTTGAGTCTTAGTTTATTAGGACGTCCGAGCCACCAACAAATCCACCTACGGCATCTGTTTCAGGATCTTCTAGCCAAAGGACAAATAAGGGAAGACTACGGCCTTCCAGGTCTCTTAAGAAGAGAGGCAAGGGAAGCAAAAACACATGTGATGAATTTGCTACAAATTCTCTCAGCTAGGAGCCACCAACATATCGGAGGAAGGCAAAGACATCAGGTTCTTTGAGCCAGCCACCACATGTTGGCAATTAAGATATAGAATGTCGTTTTGATGTTCATCTTTATGTGAGATTACAAATGCTGCACTTTTGATGCTCATGTTAAAATTGATTGGGTATAGCTTTTGGCCTTGTATTGCCCTTTTCATATTAGTAGAAAGAACATTGTCGACCTTTTTTGATGTTTTAGCGGTGGGAAGAATATTGTCTCCTTTTGTTATAAGTTTAAagatcaatatattttttaatgtttaattgtttttaattaatgttttggtTTAATCCCGCCTGTATGGAGCGGCATTCGTAATTTGTTTAATTGGCCATTTTTCCACTGTGAGAAGCGGAAATTTGGCTAGAAAATTGTATGTTGTATGAGCTATGGGAGAAAGCAGTTCGGagtatatatgtttatttggATAAGTTTTAGATGATATTTTTTCAGTTGCAGCAATGAAATTGCGAAGTATGATACTACTTAAAAGATTTTGTACCATTTTGTTacatctttaaaaaattttgtacCCATTTGTTACAttttaataaagttttgtaccCATTTGTTACATCATACTAGAAGCTATCAGCCACGTATGATACGACTTGCCACATCAGCAGGTCTAGACGGCGTTGGCAAAATTTAACGGattggacttgattgaaacaatttgatacgTTTTGTaccaaattattataaaaaaaaaagattttatacAGTTCACATTACAACGTAAAAGGTTTTGTATCACCCAAATAATTTTCCCCAAAGGGTCTATCACTTTTCTACACAGGTAGATCTCCTCATCTCGGCATCGAGGACCGTGACCTTCAGTTTCTACAGTGATAGAGTACTGGTGTTCGCTTTCTATAGCGAAGATCCCCTCACTTTTTACAACGATGGGATTCCTCGCATCAAACAAACTTGACGCACAACGTCACTCCAACTACAACATGAAAAGGCCATTGCCTACGATGTGACATCAGCAACGACACTGATATACTCTTGCGACCTCTCGAAGCTGAAGCTCACGGGAGTGGGGAGCTTATGTTAGAACCAGAAAATTGACCCATTCGGCCTGACTTACAGTCCTAGGCCCATGTTGATAGTCCATATTGGCTAACTAAATCATATTgagtatatttttttttatctatatctCCTAATATCTCACATATTATctctaaaattttttatcaatatatcatatgagatattattatatttctaaCTACATATATGGCAAGTACATCTACTTGTTGGttgttattaaattttttacacaTATTACCATATCTTGATAAAGATATCTCAGTACTCCCATAAATATCTCTTCAGATACCACTAGACCCtaagtttaatttttctaCCTTTATTCAATACATTCTTATTTAAGTGTCACAGAGGAAAATCGAGATTCCCTCCCAttatttctcctttttttgcAGATCACTCGAGATTCATAATTTGTATGCGATCAAGGTCTGAAAATCGAGATTCTAAGGGGTAGGATGTCTTGATGCTCTGCAGAATTTCTCCcaatattaaaagaatttctGATAAGTCACCGCAAAACGAATTTCAAGTTTTTAACTGCCACTCTGAAGCACAAACCttagtaaaatataaaaatgatttcCCTCGGAAACATCAAAGTCAAAATGAAGGAGTCAAATGTTCAGACACAGTGGAGATAGAAGTGTCTTCCTCTGAAATTGTCtgctttattagatattttcactttttcagTCCagtttattagatattttcaGCAAGAGGGACAATAGCAGCAGCTACTTAAGTGAACCTCAGAACTCGAAAGTCCAAATTCGCATGATTATTGCAGATTAGCTTGCTAATTATGCACTCACACTATCTGTGATTATGTCGCAGTCCTATTAGACTTGGCCTACTGTCATTCGGGAATGCCGTAAGATCACGATATCCAGTTTTTCTActgtttatcttttttttataaaacccAAGATTAGGCAATCTTTCAGTCTATTTGAAAGCAACATTAAGTTTGATTAGTTAGAAGACGAGTAATAATCACTTTAAACTGCTAAAGCTTTATAAtaaaacgaaaaagaaaaaaagaaaaaaaaatccctttCTGGGAAATTTTAACGAGGTTTtactttatttgaaaaactaCTAATGTATCCTAAAGTGCTTCATTACCCAAAATGAAGCCAAGCTTTAAGAAAACCAACTAAAATGCTTCATTAGCCAAAATGAAGCCAAGCATTAAGAAAAACAAGTAAAGAAGAGTGAGATTAAAAGAAAACCAATTCTCAAGTAAACATTGAGATCATTTAGgcttatatataatactaCTTCTATAAACTTCTCTAAATCACCTTTGCATCCTTCCTAAGTTCAAAGCTTAAGCAGAAAAACTCCAGCCcacaaaattgaaaacaaaaaGACCCTCGACACCCAAccactctctctcctcctATTTTCTTCACATGACAGTGCAGCTGTCTGTGCTCTCATCGCTGAACATGTGGACGTAAGGATCCGAGGCCGGAGGCGGCATCGGGGGAACATATCCCCCCGGATAAGGTGGCCGAGCATACATCATGGGCTGGTACATCTCATTCCCATGGCCGTGGTGCTGCTGGTGCTGGTTCATCATCATGCCCATGTATTGCTGCTGATACGGGTTCTGATAGTACCCGCCATTCATCGCTGGCAGCCCCTGAACCGCCGGCATACCGCCCATTTGGCCCATTGGGTAACTTCCCATTTGGCCCATCGGGCCCATCTGGCTCATGAAACCTCCGCCGGCACCTCCACCGCCACCGCCACCGCCTTTTTGGTAGCCATTGGCATGATGATTATCCATTCCATTGAAGCTGACTTGAGCTTTGTTGTTCGCTTGGGCCCCATCATGGTTCTTTCCTCCACCCTTTTTAGCACCACCATGGCCATTATTGTTCccacctccacctcctccGTTGCCATTGCCATTCcctcctttcttctttccaGCCACTTCACCAAAATTGCCATTCTTGCCAAAATTCGCAAGCACACCACCATTTTTGCCTCCATCAAAATCATCTTGACTTCCCTTGTTCTTTCCACCCCCGCCGCCGCTGCCATTCTTCTTCCCTCCGTTGCTGTGCTTCCCCTTGCTCTTCATCCCGAGCCCCTTCATCAGAAACGGTATATTATTGAGGAAACTCCCTTTCTTTGCTCCACCAGCACCCATCTTCTCGTTCCCCTTCCCC
The Punica granatum isolate Tunisia-2019 unplaced genomic scaffold, ASM765513v2 Contig00060, whole genome shotgun sequence genome window above contains:
- the LOC116189994 gene encoding heavy metal-associated isoprenylated plant protein 34-like, whose product is MSKQDVVKAQSCVLRVNIHCDGCKKKVKKLLQKIEGVYTVAIDSEQGKVTVTGIADPNRLIEKLEKSGKHAELWGPSKGLGNQNNFGFNNQFKNVQFDNGKFGKLDNKGQNNGGNKGGHQLQLQQLQQLQLQQQQLQLQQQQQLMKGLKDTKMAQNKEQKTVKFSLPKEDEFDGSGDDFDDEFGDDDEFLGDEFDDEFDHGHHQKPSKQSAVGGGHGQKGNKGKGNEKMGAGGAKKGSFLNNIPFLMKGLGMKSKGKHSNGGKKNGSGGGGGKNKGSQDDFDGGKNGGVLANFGKNGNFGEVAGKKKGGNGNGNGGGGGGNNNGHGGAKKGGGKNHDGAQANNKAQVSFNGMDNHHANGYQKGGGGGGGGAGGGFMSQMGPMGQMGSYPMGQMGGMPAVQGLPAMNGGYYQNPYQQQYMGMMMNQHQQHHGHGNEMYQPMMYARPPYPGGYVPPMPPPASDPYVHMFSDESTDSCTVM